CCCTGAGCCGCATCGACATCCTGCTCGGTACGGCCGAGTTCCGGCGGCTCACCGAGGAGTGGAACCTGGGCGCGGCCCAGGTCCCGGACGGCACCGTGCTCCCGGCGTTCGCCGAGTCCGCGGCCCGCGATCCGCGCGCCGTGGCCGTCCGTGACCGGGACGGTCACCTCACCCGGCGCTCGCTGGACCGGGCGGCAGGTTGGCTCGCCGCGCGGCTGGACCGGCTCGGGGTGGGCGCGGGCGATGTCGTCGTGGTGGCGGCCCGGCCCGGCACCGGCTGGGTGGTCGCCGTGCTCGGGGTGCTCGCTTCCGGTGCCGTGTGCCTGATCGCGGACCCGGACGACCCGGCGGGCCCGCCGGCGCAGGCCGCCGCGTTGGGCTGCGAACGCCCGGCCGCGCTCGTCCGGTCCGGCGGCGCCGCCGTGTCGGGGACGGTGCCGGTACTGCGGGTGGAGGACGCGATCCGGGCCGGGAACAGCAGGCTGCGCCGCACCGCCACGGTCCGGGCACCGTCGCCGTCCCAACCGGCGGTCGTCCTTGCCGTAGAGGCACCGGACGGCACTGTGGTGGGTGAAATGCTGGATCACCGTTCCCTGCTCGGGCGGGTGATCGATCGTCAGGCCGCCTCCCCGGCAACGGGATCGGCCGACGGCACCGTCCGTCTGGACGCGGGCGCACCCGTCGCCGAACTCCTTGTCGGTGTGATGGCCGTATTGCGCGCGGGCGGCACCGTGGACATGGGGGACACCACCGTCGTACCCGCGACGGAGCGGCCGGACCGCGAGCCCGCGCGGGCCGCCGTCCCGTTGCCCCGCACCGCGCGCGCCTACGTTCTCGACGCCTGGCTCCGGCCGGTCCCGGCCGGAGTGGCAGGCGACCTGTATGTGGCGGGCCCGTCCCTGGCCCGCGTCTATGCCGGCGCGCCGGTCCGTACCGCGGGCAGTTTCGTGCCCGACCCCTTCGGACCCGGTGGCGACCTGATGCTGCGCACCGGCCGGCGTGCGGCATGGACCTCCGACGGACTGGTGGAGCCGCGCGCCGCGCAGGACGGCGGCGCCGACCTGTCGGCGCCACGGCGTGCCGGACGCCGGCGCGACGACCTGGACGCGCTGCTGGCGCTGCGGCCCGGGGACGCCCGCACACCGCTGTTCTGCCTGCACCACAGCACGGGCCTGGCCTGGTGCTACTCCGGAATCCTCCAGCACCTTCCGGAGGACCTCCCGGTCTACGGCCTCCAGACGCCCGCCTTCGCCGGCCGCGGGGCGATGCCGGACAGCATGGCCGCGATGGTGGCCGGTCACGTCGAACGCATTCGTGCGGTGCAGCCCGAGGGGCCGTACCAACTGCTCGGCTGGTCCTTCGGCGCGGTGCTCGCCCAGGCCGTCGCCACCGCGCTGGAGGAGCAGGGCCAACGCGTCTCGCTGCTGGCGCTGCTGGACGGATTTCCCGGCGGACACCGGGAGGCGGAGAGCACTCACCAGGAGGACGGCGACGGGGTGGACCGCGAAGGGCGCGTGGTGCTCAGCGGTCCGGAGGTGGGGGCGCCGCTGGCCGACGCGTTCACCCGCGACATGGAGAGGACGAAGCAGCACATGATCGGGTTGGAACGGCGGCACACGCCCCGGCGCTTCGGCGGCGACGCGCTGCTGTTCCTGGCCACCGAGGGCGGTCTGGCCCAGATGTCGCTCGACGAGAAACGCACGACCTGGGAGCAGTACATCGCCGGCCGCGTCGACGGGATCGAGGTCCCCGCCGACCACATAGGGCTGCTGTGGGCCGAGAGCGCCGCGGTCATCGGGCGCGCGGTCGCGGGACGGCTCGTGGAGCAGCAGTCGGCCTCGGACACGTCGGACACGTCGGAGAGGTGGAACCACGCATGACGCAGTCGTTCGAGCTACAGGTCGACAAGCGCCGGAGCCTGCTGGACCCGGTGCCGGAACTCCTGGAGATCAGTGCGCGGGCACCGCTCTCCAAGGCGCCCGGGGGAATGCCCGGCTGGATCGCGACCGGCCGTGAGGTGGTGCGGCAGATCCTCGGTGACTCCGAGCGGTTCTCCAACGTGCCGCCCCCGGAGCCGGGCGGCCGCAAACTCGATCAGCACGAGGGCAGCCTGCTGCACATCGACCCGCCCGAGCACAGCCGGTTGCGGCGGCTGGTGGCACCCATGTTCACGGTGCGGCAGATGCGGCGGCTGGAGCCGATGATGGAGCGGATCGTCGCGGACCACCTGGACGTGCTGGAGCGGGCGGGCCAACCGGCCGACCTGATGCGGCACTTCGCCCGGCCCGTGTCCGGTCTGGTCCTCGCCGAGATACTCGGCCTGCCCCGGGACGACCTGCCCGAGCTGTCCCGGCTGAGCGACTACCGGGCCGCCGGGCACAGCGCCCGCCGGAAGCCGGCGGCGACGGCGTACTTCAGGCACTTCGAGCAACTGGTCGCGGAGCAGCGCCGCCATCCCGGCGAGGGTCTGGTCGGGACGTTGATCCGCGAGCACGGGGACGGGGTGACGGACGAGGAGCTGGCCGGACTCTGCGAGGGCATCGCCAACGGCTCGATCGAGAACACCGCGGAGGCCATCGCCCTGGGCACCCTGGCCCTGCTGCTCCATCCCGAGCAACTGGCCCTGTTGCGGGAACGCCCCGAGCTGATGGACCGGGCCGTGGAGGAACTCCTGCGCTACGTCTCGGTAGTGGCGGTCGTCTCGCCGCGTACGGCACTGGTCGACGTGGCCATCGCCGGTGAGATGATCAGGGCCGGCGAGGTGGTGTCGTGTTCGGTGCTGGCCGCGAACCGCTGCCCGCACGATGACGGCCTCGCCGACGGCCTGGACATCGCGCGGGAGGAGTCCGCCAACCACCTGGCCCTGGGCCACGGCAACCACTTCTGCCTGGGCGCCGGGCTGGCACGCGTGCAGATGCGGATCGCCTTCACCGGGCTGCTGGAGCGGTTCCCCGGCCTGCGCCTGGGCGCCGGGGTGGAGGAGTTGCGCTTCAGACTGCTGGCTCCGCAGTTCGGCGTCGAGACCCTTCCGGTCGCCTGGTGACGCCGGTGACCGGCGCGGACGGGGGCGCGGCGAACATCGGGATCCGGGTCGACCGCGACAGGTGCGCGGGCTCGGGGGTGTGTGCCCTGTTCGAGCCAAGGTACTTCGACCAGTCCGAGGAGGACGGCCTGGCGCTGCCACGCGTCCGCGAGGCGGCACCGGAGGCGCTGCCGGTACTGCGCGCTGCCGCGTCCCGCTGCCCTGCCGGAGCCATCACGCTGGTGGTGCCCGACACACGGGAGAGTGCCGCGGGGGACCGGGCTGACTGAACGGCCGCGTGGGGCGCCCGTTGCAACCTCGGTGTGACCGGGTGCCCCGTAGAACTGGTGGTATGCCGAACACATTTCAGAAGCGTATGGCCGGGCCGGTCCTGGCGGTCCTTTCCGTGCTGGCGGCCGGAACAATGCTCGCCGGATGTTCGCCGGACCCGAAATCCACTGACGCCTCCGACGACAGCCAGGGCTCGTCGAATTCGTCGAGCGACTCCTCCAATTCGGCCGTCGCCTATTCACAGTGCATGCGCGACAACGGCGTCTCGAATTACCCCGACCCGAAGGAGGACGACCAGGGCCGGGTGCAGTTGACGGTCCCCGAGGGCATCGACCAGAACTCGCCGACCTTCAAGTCGGCCCAGTCGGCCTGCCAGTCCAAACTGGTGCAGGGCGACATGGGTGCCGCCGCCAACAGCCGGTCCTTCGACGCGACGAAGGTCGCCGCCTGGGCGAAGTGCATCCGCAAGAACGGTATGCCTGACTTCCAGGACCCCAAGGTCGACGGCAGCACGATCATCATCGACGCCGACGCGGCCGGCATCTCCGGGCAGGACGACCCCAACTTCGCCAAGGCCACGTCCGCCTGTTACAGCATCCGGCCCGGCGGCAGCCTGATGGTCACAGGAGGGGGGCAGTGACCGGTCGCGAGGACGGGGCCGTGGAGACGGCAGCCCCCGAGAGCGCGGCGGACGTCCCGGGCGGGGAACTGGAGCCGAGGACCGCGGCCCTCGCCTCCTTCGACGGGAACGGCGGTGCCGTGGAGCAGCCGCCGCCCGAGGGCGGTCGCCCGAGGCGCCGCGGGATGCGCATCGCACTGATCGTCGCGTGCGCGGTGGTGGTCACCGTGGCAGC
This sequence is a window from Streptomyces ortus. Protein-coding genes within it:
- a CDS encoding ferredoxin, whose amino-acid sequence is MTPVTGADGGAANIGIRVDRDRCAGSGVCALFEPRYFDQSEEDGLALPRVREAAPEALPVLRAAASRCPAGAITLVVPDTRESAAGDRAD
- a CDS encoding cytochrome P450 encodes the protein MTQSFELQVDKRRSLLDPVPELLEISARAPLSKAPGGMPGWIATGREVVRQILGDSERFSNVPPPEPGGRKLDQHEGSLLHIDPPEHSRLRRLVAPMFTVRQMRRLEPMMERIVADHLDVLERAGQPADLMRHFARPVSGLVLAEILGLPRDDLPELSRLSDYRAAGHSARRKPAATAYFRHFEQLVAEQRRHPGEGLVGTLIREHGDGVTDEELAGLCEGIANGSIENTAEAIALGTLALLLHPEQLALLRERPELMDRAVEELLRYVSVVAVVSPRTALVDVAIAGEMIRAGEVVSCSVLAANRCPHDDGLADGLDIAREESANHLALGHGNHFCLGAGLARVQMRIAFTGLLERFPGLRLGAGVEELRFRLLAPQFGVETLPVAW